A genomic stretch from Komagataeibacter xylinus includes:
- a CDS encoding LysR family transcriptional regulator, whose product MRLPDFEAWAIFAKVAERGSFARAAEDIQLSKPTVSKAISRLEQSLGVALFNRNSRQMSLTETGRMLLGHASTIVAEAEAAETQARGGTRAPSGLIRMAAPMTFGIQHLAPVLPEFLRHYPEIDLTIDYSDALVDLVAGGYDLALRIASLADSSLRARRLCSVRLALVCTPDYLAQIGAPEHPRALARHKSFVYTNTAAPGMLRLHHESDGREFVLSQTARLRADNAAGFLPALEAGLGFGLFPEFMVWEGLKAGRFVRMLPGWEAPPVGLYLITPSSGLRPIRVNAFIDYLVGAFGHPPWAQESGCP is encoded by the coding sequence ATGAGACTGCCGGATTTCGAGGCCTGGGCCATTTTTGCAAAAGTGGCGGAACGCGGCTCGTTTGCCCGTGCGGCAGAGGACATACAGCTCTCCAAGCCCACTGTATCGAAGGCCATCAGCCGGCTTGAGCAGTCGCTTGGCGTGGCCCTGTTCAACCGCAATTCGCGCCAGATGTCGCTGACCGAGACCGGGCGCATGCTGCTTGGCCATGCCAGCACGATCGTGGCCGAAGCCGAGGCCGCCGAGACACAGGCCCGCGGCGGCACGCGCGCGCCTTCGGGGCTGATCCGCATGGCCGCCCCCATGACCTTTGGCATACAGCACCTGGCCCCCGTGCTGCCCGAATTCCTGCGGCACTACCCCGAAATCGACCTCACCATCGATTACAGCGATGCGCTGGTTGATCTGGTGGCAGGCGGCTACGATCTGGCGCTACGGATCGCGTCGCTGGCTGATTCGTCGCTGCGCGCCCGGCGGCTGTGCAGCGTGCGGCTGGCGCTGGTATGCACGCCTGACTATCTGGCGCAGATTGGCGCGCCGGAACATCCGCGCGCGCTCGCGCGGCACAAGAGCTTTGTCTATACCAATACCGCAGCCCCGGGCATGCTCCGCCTGCACCATGAAAGCGATGGCCGGGAATTCGTGCTCTCGCAAACAGCACGGCTCAGGGCCGATAATGCGGCCGGTTTCCTGCCCGCGCTCGAGGCGGGGCTGGGGTTTGGGCTGTTCCCCGAATTCATGGTGTGGGAGGGGCTGAAGGCAGGCCGCTTCGTGCGCATGTTGCCCGGCTGGGAAGCCCCGCCGGTGGGCCTGTACCTGATCACGCCCTCAAGCGGGCTGCGGCCCATCCGGGTCAATGCGTTTATTGATTATCTGGTGGGCGCCTTTGGTCATCCACCCTGGGCGCAGGAAAGCGGCTGCCCTTGA
- a CDS encoding thiopurine S-methyltransferase: MDEAFWQAKWERGETGFHEPAPNALLTRYLPILHLPAGARVFVPLCGMSLDIHWLLARGYTVVGSELSRIAVTRLFAALGLVPHVTPLGALERFEAGKLCVFVGNILDLAPEQLGAVDAVYDRAALIALPAPMRVAYARHLVALTHAAPQLLICLEYDPSCRAGPPFAVDETMVRQYYATTFLPARVARHAVPGGLKGACPAWENVWTLTPRPEPAP, encoded by the coding sequence ATGGATGAAGCGTTCTGGCAGGCGAAGTGGGAACGCGGCGAGACCGGCTTTCATGAACCCGCTCCCAATGCCCTGCTCACCCGCTATCTGCCCATTCTGCACCTGCCTGCAGGCGCGCGGGTTTTCGTGCCCCTGTGCGGCATGAGCCTCGATATTCACTGGCTGCTGGCCCGGGGCTACACGGTGGTGGGCAGCGAACTCAGCCGCATTGCCGTAACACGCCTTTTTGCAGCACTCGGCCTTGTGCCGCATGTCACACCCCTCGGCGCGCTTGAGCGTTTCGAGGCGGGAAAACTCTGCGTCTTTGTTGGCAATATCCTTGATCTTGCCCCGGAACAGCTTGGAGCAGTAGACGCCGTCTATGATCGCGCGGCGCTGATCGCCCTGCCCGCTCCCATGCGGGTGGCCTATGCCCGCCACCTCGTTGCCCTGACCCATGCCGCGCCGCAACTGCTCATTTGCCTGGAATATGACCCGTCATGCCGGGCGGGTCCACCCTTCGCGGTGGATGAAACGATGGTGCGCCAGTATTACGCCACGACATTCCTGCCAGCCCGCGTGGCACGGCACGCCGTGCCCGGCGGCCTTAAAGGCGCCTGCCCGGCATGGGAAAACGTGTGGACCCTCACGCCCCGGCCCGAGCCTGCACCGTAA
- a CDS encoding PIG-L deacetylase family protein — protein MKAASLHAAWRDLPLAPLPIIAPGTALILAPHADDESLGCGGLIAACCRAGCPPMVVIVTDGAASHPHSRQWPAVRLREQRRQEALRALTCLGLGPERVVFLDQPDAATAHEGPVFDHLVRDLAGLAVQHGCSTVFAPSRLDPHCDHEAVWKMGLALHHHHALALLTYPVWGWLVGAETELDLAPPVGMRLDITPYRALKAHAVSQHESQYGGLITDDPTGFSLPASLLAALITDFEVFLAP, from the coding sequence ATGAAGGCCGCCAGCCTGCATGCGGCGTGGCGCGACCTGCCGCTGGCTCCGCTGCCCATTATTGCGCCCGGCACGGCGCTCATCCTTGCCCCGCATGCCGATGATGAAAGCCTGGGTTGTGGAGGCCTGATTGCCGCGTGCTGCCGGGCCGGATGCCCGCCGATGGTCGTTATCGTGACCGATGGCGCGGCCTCGCACCCCCACTCGCGCCAGTGGCCTGCAGTACGGCTGCGCGAACAGCGGCGACAAGAGGCCCTGCGCGCGCTGACCTGTCTGGGGCTGGGACCGGAGCGGGTTGTATTCCTCGACCAGCCTGATGCAGCCACCGCGCATGAGGGGCCGGTTTTTGACCACCTTGTGCGGGATCTGGCCGGTCTGGCCGTGCAGCATGGCTGCAGCACGGTTTTTGCGCCGTCGCGGCTTGATCCGCATTGCGATCATGAAGCGGTATGGAAAATGGGCCTTGCCCTGCACCATCATCATGCCCTTGCGCTGCTCACCTATCCGGTCTGGGGCTGGCTTGTGGGGGCGGAGACGGAGCTTGACCTTGCGCCGCCCGTGGGGATGCGGCTGGACATCACGCCCTACCGTGCCCTCAAGGCCCATGCCGTCAGCCAGCATGAAAGCCAGTATGGCGGCCTGATTACCGATGACCCCACCGGCTTCAGCCTGCCAGCCAGCCTGCTGGCGGCTTTGATAACGGATTTTGAGGTTTTTCTGGCGCCATGA
- a CDS encoding acyl-CoA dehydrogenase has product MSFPFEALVACRAELEAEASANDPQAVFPTHGLARLRALGVLSAALPLASGGCWPDAAPEAATGLLRLLRLVGQGSLALGRVVEGHVNALRLVIRYGSPAQRASVAADVHEGALLGVWVTDGAHPLHLEQTAQGLILRGQKAFASGAGHVTQALVTARTQAGTTVMLLVGVEQGCVIHPSIGGLSGMRGAGTGQCDFEGLPVTPESLIGQAGDYLRQPEFSAGAWRPMAVALGGIERLTTVLREQLAERERARAPAQQARIGRALIAAQTAMDWTRKAALVATVQDRYEAGDITATVDLARIAVEQAGLEVIELVQRGLGLSAFIKTNVAERLTRDLATYLRQPAPDETLCAAASWFTQRDLPPTEALA; this is encoded by the coding sequence ATGAGTTTTCCCTTTGAAGCCCTGGTGGCCTGCCGCGCAGAACTCGAGGCAGAAGCCAGCGCGAATGACCCGCAGGCGGTTTTCCCCACGCATGGCTTGGCGCGACTGCGGGCGCTTGGCGTCCTTTCAGCAGCATTACCACTGGCGTCTGGCGGCTGCTGGCCCGATGCAGCGCCTGAGGCCGCCACGGGCCTGCTGCGCCTGTTGCGGCTGGTGGGGCAGGGCAGCCTTGCACTTGGCCGCGTGGTGGAGGGGCATGTCAACGCGCTGCGCCTTGTCATTCGTTACGGCTCTCCGGCCCAGCGCGCTTCTGTTGCTGCCGATGTGCACGAGGGTGCGCTGCTTGGCGTATGGGTGACCGATGGCGCGCATCCCCTGCATCTGGAACAGACCGCGCAGGGCCTGATCCTGCGCGGGCAGAAGGCTTTTGCCTCCGGCGCAGGCCATGTGACACAGGCGCTGGTAACGGCGCGCACGCAGGCGGGCACGACGGTTATGCTGCTTGTAGGCGTGGAGCAGGGCTGCGTCATCCATCCTTCCATTGGCGGGCTGAGCGGCATGCGGGGGGCAGGCACGGGGCAGTGCGATTTCGAGGGGCTGCCCGTAACCCCGGAAAGCCTGATCGGGCAGGCAGGTGACTATCTGCGGCAGCCGGAATTTTCAGCTGGGGCATGGCGGCCCATGGCCGTGGCCCTTGGCGGGATCGAACGGCTCACCACCGTACTGCGCGAGCAGCTTGCCGAACGCGAGCGGGCCCGGGCTCCCGCTCAGCAGGCGCGCATCGGCCGGGCGCTGATCGCGGCTCAGACCGCCATGGACTGGACACGCAAGGCCGCGCTGGTCGCGACCGTGCAGGACCGCTACGAGGCGGGTGACATCACCGCCACCGTCGATCTGGCGCGGATTGCAGTCGAGCAGGCGGGGCTGGAGGTGATTGAACTGGTCCAGCGCGGGCTGGGGCTTTCGGCCTTCATCAAGACGAACGTGGCGGAACGGCTGACCCGCGATCTGGCCACCTACCTGCGCCAGCCCGCCCCGGATGAAACATTATGCGCGGCGGCTTCATGGTTCACGCAGCGCGACCTGCCACCCACGGAGGCACTGGCATGA
- a CDS encoding class I SAM-dependent methyltransferase: MSGSSWPRAVFERIHTVSSDPWGVGSRPYERDKYRHTLTLLAGRRFHHALELGCSIGVMTARLARQCDHLLAVDVAEAALAQARRRCAGLEGVTFYRGQLPDDFPDLPAASCDLIIISELLYFLSRADIARLATHCLRVRQAEAPIVLVNWTGPTDTPCDGNEAARHFIATCLAAGLQVTYARHHAHYRLDMLGHVAKADYQ, encoded by the coding sequence ATGAGCGGGTCAAGCTGGCCGCGGGCCGTGTTCGAGCGCATTCATACAGTCAGTTCTGACCCGTGGGGAGTGGGAAGCCGCCCGTATGAGCGCGACAAATACCGCCACACCCTTACCCTGCTTGCAGGCCGGCGGTTCCATCATGCGCTGGAACTCGGGTGTTCCATCGGTGTCATGACGGCCCGCCTGGCACGGCAATGCGATCACCTGCTGGCTGTGGATGTGGCCGAAGCCGCCCTTGCGCAGGCACGACGCCGCTGCGCAGGGCTGGAGGGGGTGACGTTTTATCGGGGGCAGTTGCCTGATGACTTTCCTGATCTGCCAGCGGCGTCGTGTGACCTGATCATTATTTCGGAACTGCTGTATTTCCTCTCACGCGCCGATATTGCGCGGCTTGCTACCCATTGCCTGCGTGTGCGGCAGGCAGAAGCCCCGATCGTGCTGGTCAACTGGACTGGCCCGACCGACACGCCATGCGATGGCAACGAAGCCGCCCGCCACTTCATCGCAACCTGCCTTGCCGCCGGGCTACAGGTGACATATGCCCGACATCATGCGCATTACCGGCTGGACATGCTGGGCCATGTTGCAAAAGCAGATTATCAATAA
- the dgt gene encoding dGTP triphosphohydrolase, giving the protein MQWNTLLRTERLNDPDYRQEKHRPAYMQDMDRILFSPPFRRLANKTQVHPLYDNDHVHHRLIHSLEAATVGHSLGTEVGSWLADDLKALTADQVKVVAGLVQTACMAHDIGNPPFGHSGEEAIGSWFKEKFAADRDIMSDIPPAQRVEFNAFEGNAQGFRILTRTEMYRNKGGMRLALGSLGAFTKYPVSAPVRLEAGAGGMVDGTAYIGLKKYGFFENDVPTFAHVAAELGLRRTDVHDASGQIIGFWWRRHPLAFLMEAADDICYNIMDLEDAYLSEDISFEVVTNLLGALTARSRKEYPERSRADIVSIYRAKAISGAIGACVDAFRENYAAIMDGTFPRSLVEASRLGKEFQDIRQVARTEIFNAARKTELEVYGRNVVYRILDGLLPLFNELRAVEWDCAGLSAYHAQLVRALRLPVAHVTNAYDALHALTDFVSGMTDRYAVKVADMIGRR; this is encoded by the coding sequence ATGCAGTGGAACACGCTTCTCAGGACCGAACGCCTCAACGACCCCGACTACAGGCAGGAAAAGCACCGCCCCGCCTATATGCAGGACATGGACCGCATTCTGTTCTCGCCGCCGTTTCGCAGGCTGGCGAACAAGACCCAGGTTCATCCGCTTTATGATAATGACCATGTGCACCATCGCCTGATCCACAGTCTTGAGGCCGCGACAGTGGGGCACTCGCTGGGCACCGAAGTGGGGTCGTGGCTGGCCGATGACCTCAAGGCCCTCACGGCTGATCAGGTCAAGGTCGTGGCGGGCCTCGTACAGACGGCGTGCATGGCGCATGATATCGGCAACCCGCCTTTTGGCCATTCCGGTGAAGAAGCCATCGGGTCATGGTTCAAGGAAAAATTTGCAGCAGACCGCGATATCATGAGCGATATCCCGCCTGCGCAGCGTGTCGAATTCAATGCCTTTGAGGGCAACGCGCAGGGTTTTCGCATCCTTACCCGCACCGAGATGTACCGGAACAAAGGCGGCATGCGGCTTGCGCTGGGCTCGCTTGGGGCCTTTACCAAATATCCGGTTTCAGCGCCTGTCCGGCTGGAGGCGGGAGCTGGGGGCATGGTGGACGGCACGGCCTATATTGGCCTCAAGAAATACGGTTTTTTTGAAAATGACGTGCCCACCTTCGCGCATGTCGCAGCTGAACTCGGCCTCCGGCGCACGGATGTGCATGATGCCAGCGGGCAGATCATTGGCTTCTGGTGGCGGCGGCACCCGCTGGCCTTCCTGATGGAGGCGGCGGACGATATCTGCTACAATATCATGGACCTTGAAGATGCCTACCTTTCGGAAGATATCAGCTTCGAGGTGGTAACCAACCTGCTTGGCGCGCTCACGGCCCGCTCGCGCAAGGAGTATCCTGAACGCAGCCGTGCCGATATTGTCTCGATATACCGCGCCAAGGCCATCAGCGGCGCGATCGGGGCCTGCGTGGATGCCTTTCGTGAGAATTACGCGGCCATCATGGATGGTACTTTCCCACGTTCACTGGTTGAGGCCTCGCGGCTTGGCAAAGAATTCCAGGACATAAGGCAGGTGGCGCGGACCGAGATCTTCAACGCAGCGCGCAAGACGGAACTCGAGGTTTACGGGCGCAATGTCGTCTACCGCATTCTTGATGGTCTCCTGCCCCTCTTCAACGAATTGCGGGCCGTGGAATGGGACTGCGCCGGGCTGAGCGCCTATCATGCGCAGTTGGTGCGTGCCCTGCGGCTGCCGGTTGCCCATGTCACCAATGCCTATGACGCCCTGCATGCCCTGACTGATTTCGTATCAGGCATGACAGATCGCTATGCCGTGAAAGTGGCGGACATGATCGGGCGGCGCTAG
- the wrbA gene encoding NAD(P)H:quinone oxidoreductase, translating to MPKVLVLYYSSYGHVETMAHAVAEGVREAGLEAVVKRVPELVPEDVAKNHHFKTEQSAPLATTAELPEYDAIIVGAPTRFGRLPSQMANFWDQTGGLWLKGALVGKVGAVFTSTASQHGGQETTLFSLMSNLLHHGMVITGLPYSFQGQLRVDEVTGGAPYGATTIAAGDGSRQPSPTELDGAHYLGQHVAGLARKLTA from the coding sequence ATGCCCAAGGTTCTCGTACTGTATTACTCATCCTACGGCCATGTGGAAACGATGGCCCACGCCGTGGCCGAAGGCGTGCGCGAGGCCGGGCTGGAGGCCGTGGTCAAGCGCGTGCCTGAACTCGTGCCTGAAGATGTAGCCAAAAACCACCATTTCAAGACAGAGCAGAGCGCCCCTCTCGCCACTACGGCGGAACTGCCGGAGTATGACGCAATCATCGTGGGCGCGCCCACCCGTTTTGGTCGCCTGCCCTCGCAGATGGCCAATTTCTGGGACCAGACCGGCGGCCTGTGGCTCAAGGGCGCGCTGGTCGGCAAGGTGGGCGCGGTGTTCACCTCCACCGCATCGCAGCATGGCGGGCAGGAAACCACGCTGTTCTCGCTTATGTCGAACCTTTTGCACCACGGCATGGTCATTACCGGCCTGCCCTACAGCTTTCAGGGCCAACTCAGGGTGGATGAAGTCACCGGCGGCGCGCCTTACGGCGCCACCACCATCGCGGCAGGCGACGGCTCGCGTCAGCCCAGCCCCACCGAGCTTGATGGCGCGCATTATCTTGGCCAGCACGTGGCCGGGCTCGCGCGCAAGCTCACTGCCTGA
- a CDS encoding glycosyltransferase family 2 protein: protein MQPDRPLVAAIPVRNEAERIGPCLRALARQHATHLTHVVLLLNNCTDTTLSTVRTLSGSLPFALHVVERTYPPPIAHAGTARRAAMTCAAELAGPEGIVLTTDADAVAAPDWLAHTLAAFAKGADAVCGRALIDPVEATRLPACLHADDRAETAYATMLDRIHDLADPDPHDPWPRHVEHSGASIAVRVGLYHKAGGIPAVPLGEDRGFLAALRRVDAAIRHAPDVWVSVSGRIAGRARGGMADTMARRMIRQDEMLDESLEPAMTSLHRAQARAALRPLWGRPVRHGLWRARAENLARQLMLPSAILIEISAEPFFGLAWDRLEAASPLLRRRPVRRAGLAAEHQQAARIVLRLLQAQTPVLPALDG, encoded by the coding sequence ATGCAGCCTGACCGCCCCCTTGTTGCGGCCATTCCCGTGCGGAACGAGGCTGAGCGCATCGGCCCCTGCCTGCGCGCCCTCGCCCGCCAGCACGCCACCCACCTGACCCATGTGGTGCTGCTGCTTAACAACTGCACTGATACGACATTATCCACCGTACGGACCTTGAGCGGCAGCCTGCCTTTTGCCCTTCACGTGGTTGAACGCACCTATCCGCCCCCGATTGCTCATGCCGGTACCGCACGCCGCGCGGCTATGACATGCGCGGCTGAGCTTGCCGGGCCGGAGGGCATCGTGCTCACCACCGATGCTGATGCCGTGGCGGCACCTGACTGGCTGGCGCATACGCTTGCCGCTTTTGCCAAGGGGGCTGATGCCGTATGTGGCCGCGCGTTGATCGACCCGGTGGAAGCCACCCGCCTGCCCGCCTGCCTGCATGCAGATGATCGGGCGGAAACCGCCTATGCCACCATGCTCGACCGGATTCATGACCTTGCCGACCCTGATCCGCATGATCCATGGCCTCGGCATGTCGAGCATTCGGGAGCCAGCATTGCGGTGCGGGTTGGCCTGTACCACAAAGCAGGCGGCATTCCCGCCGTGCCACTCGGCGAGGACCGGGGGTTCCTGGCTGCCCTGCGCCGCGTGGATGCCGCCATCCGCCACGCGCCGGATGTGTGGGTGAGCGTATCAGGCCGGATTGCAGGCCGCGCGCGCGGTGGCATGGCCGATACCATGGCCCGCCGCATGATACGGCAGGATGAAATGCTTGATGAAAGCCTGGAGCCCGCCATGACCTCCCTGCACCGTGCCCAGGCTCGCGCGGCCTTGCGCCCGTTATGGGGCCGACCCGTGCGCCATGGTCTGTGGCGGGCACGGGCCGAAAACCTTGCGCGTCAATTGATGCTGCCCTCCGCTATCCTGATCGAAATCAGTGCAGAACCGTTTTTTGGCCTGGCATGGGACAGGCTTGAAGCCGCAAGCCCCCTTCTGCGCCGCCGGCCTGTCAGGCGTGCTGGCCTTGCGGCTGAACACCAGCAGGCGGCGCGGATTGTGCTGCGCCTGTTGCAGGCACAGACTCCGGTTCTGCCTGCACTTGATGGATGA
- a CDS encoding sensor histidine kinase, whose amino-acid sequence MLTRASLTATDLARVLEQSTDCVKLLDCNGNLIWMNANGLCAMEIDSFTQVAGTQWAGLWPDALQPDIESAFRSARLGETARFRGACPTAKNDPRWWEVSITQVCDDGGRPIGFLSISRDVTQAENDREALRVMIGEMRHRLRNSYTIVCSLLRRFAGHDPRLGEFVADMEQRIMALARAQSLFDDDTTAADLRELIEVLVTPFFGAAEDCFTLDIPPDVSLDRRTADAVALVIGELCVNSAKYGAVSTGGCISLHWRGKPGEVRLEWVEHAAQPALTTPGAHGQGLRLISRIVKACSGTFDMQWRADGVTATMFLPLPS is encoded by the coding sequence ATGTTAACACGTGCTTCGCTTACGGCCACGGATCTCGCTCGCGTCCTTGAACAGAGCACGGATTGCGTCAAACTGCTTGACTGCAATGGCAACCTGATCTGGATGAATGCCAATGGCCTGTGCGCCATGGAAATTGACTCCTTTACGCAGGTTGCAGGCACACAATGGGCCGGGTTATGGCCCGATGCACTCCAGCCCGATATAGAAAGCGCCTTCCGATCCGCCCGTCTGGGCGAGACCGCCCGTTTTCGCGGGGCCTGCCCCACTGCCAAAAACGACCCGCGCTGGTGGGAAGTCAGCATAACGCAGGTATGCGATGATGGCGGCAGGCCAATCGGCTTTCTGAGCATATCGCGCGATGTGACCCAGGCCGAGAACGACCGCGAAGCCCTGCGGGTGATGATCGGGGAAATGCGCCACCGCCTGCGCAACAGCTATACCATCGTGTGCAGCCTCCTGCGCCGCTTTGCCGGTCATGACCCCCGGCTTGGTGAATTCGTGGCGGATATGGAGCAGCGTATCATGGCGCTGGCCCGCGCGCAGTCCCTGTTTGATGATGACACAACGGCAGCCGACCTGCGGGAACTGATCGAAGTGCTGGTCACCCCCTTCTTCGGTGCGGCGGAAGACTGTTTCACGCTTGATATTCCCCCTGACGTCAGCCTTGACCGCCGCACGGCCGATGCCGTGGCGCTGGTGATCGGGGAATTATGCGTCAATTCAGCCAAATACGGCGCGGTCAGCACGGGTGGGTGCATCAGCCTGCACTGGCGGGGCAAGCCGGGCGAAGTGCGGCTGGAATGGGTGGAACATGCAGCCCAGCCCGCTCTGACAACACCCGGCGCGCACGGGCAGGGCCTGCGTCTGATCAGCCGTATCGTCAAGGCCTGCTCGGGCACGTTCGACATGCAGTGGCGTGCAGACGGGGTCACGGCAACCATGTTCCTGCCTCTGCCCTCATAA
- a CDS encoding sugar porter family MFS transporter, whose product MNGDTVKHDDLSYRDSLQQGRRNAFLFAGAAGLAGLMFGLDTGVIAGALKFMGLDLGANERAQEWIVSSLMLGAAGGSLLAIPVSHYRGRRGAMFYAGLLFLLGTGLCSLAPSIPVMIAGRVCLGIGVGFASFSAPLYIAEITEKSQRGTMISLYQLVITAGMLLALLSDSLLSYGGHWRWMLGILAVPTVFFILATMRVPYSPRWLAMHGRRREARGVLQKVRGSRERANNELDRIEQNLRKTEGNGFELLKTSAGFRKTLALGMALQMFQQLAGINILLYYAPHLLEHLGFSAQAAVWCTTLLGLANMVATGVAIVLIDRWGRRPLLLVSTLVASFSLCVFGFVLFAHVGGSMGSIAIIGLLVLFTLGYALGEGPVPWTMCTEIQPLQGRGLAIACSTFANWMTNWLISNVFLSVMSLIGDYGIFWLLAGFNAVFFLIGYFLVPETRGCSLEEIEQRVKAGYPLREIGQPVDRARQMQPGRK is encoded by the coding sequence GTGAATGGCGATACTGTAAAGCACGATGATCTGTCCTACCGGGACAGCCTGCAGCAAGGCCGTCGGAACGCCTTTCTTTTTGCCGGGGCGGCCGGGTTGGCCGGACTTATGTTTGGCCTCGACACCGGCGTCATTGCCGGTGCACTCAAATTCATGGGCCTCGACCTTGGGGCCAATGAGCGGGCACAGGAATGGATTGTCTCCTCGCTCATGCTCGGCGCGGCAGGAGGCTCGCTGCTGGCCATTCCGGTTTCGCATTACCGGGGGCGGCGGGGGGCGATGTTCTATGCCGGCCTGCTGTTCCTGCTTGGCACCGGCCTGTGTTCGCTGGCTCCGTCCATTCCTGTCATGATTGCAGGCCGTGTCTGTCTTGGCATAGGGGTTGGTTTCGCGTCTTTTTCAGCGCCACTCTACATTGCCGAAATTACGGAAAAAAGCCAACGCGGCACGATGATTTCGCTCTACCAGCTTGTCATTACCGCAGGCATGCTCCTGGCCCTGCTGTCAGACAGCCTGCTCTCCTATGGCGGACACTGGCGGTGGATGCTGGGTATTCTTGCCGTGCCAACGGTTTTCTTCATTCTGGCTACAATGCGGGTGCCTTATTCGCCACGCTGGCTGGCCATGCATGGGCGCAGGCGCGAAGCCCGTGGCGTGCTGCAAAAAGTGCGTGGCTCACGTGAGCGCGCCAATAATGAACTCGACCGGATCGAGCAGAACCTCAGGAAAACCGAGGGAAACGGCTTCGAACTCCTGAAAACCTCTGCCGGTTTTCGCAAGACACTTGCCCTTGGCATGGCACTTCAGATGTTCCAGCAACTCGCGGGCATCAATATCCTGCTGTATTACGCCCCGCATCTGCTTGAACACCTTGGTTTTTCAGCCCAGGCGGCGGTGTGGTGCACGACATTGCTCGGCCTTGCCAACATGGTGGCAACAGGCGTGGCTATTGTGCTGATTGACCGCTGGGGGCGTCGCCCGCTGCTACTGGTCAGCACGCTTGTGGCCTCTTTCAGCCTGTGCGTGTTCGGGTTCGTGCTGTTCGCGCATGTGGGGGGCAGCATGGGCAGTATTGCCATCATCGGGCTGCTGGTGCTGTTCACGCTGGGCTATGCTCTGGGCGAGGGGCCTGTGCCGTGGACCATGTGCACCGAAATCCAGCCCCTGCAGGGGCGCGGGCTGGCCATAGCGTGCTCTACCTTTGCCAACTGGATGACCAACTGGCTGATCAGCAACGTTTTCCTGTCCGTCATGAGCCTCATCGGGGATTACGGTATTTTCTGGCTTCTGGCTGGTTTCAATGCGGTTTTCTTCCTGATCGGTTACTTCCTTGTGCCTGAAACGCGGGGCTGTTCGCTTGAAGAGATCGAGCAGCGCGTCAAGGCGGGTTACCCCCTGCGCGAAATCGGTCAGCCGGTTGATCGTGCGCGCCAGATGCAGCCGGGGCGTAAGTAA
- a CDS encoding DUF523 domain-containing protein, giving the protein MKPNLLISGCLAGLPVRYDGSARPLMEHSLARWQAEGRVTVCCPETQAGLMTPRPPAEIVQGRDGAAVLDGLAEVHEATGQDVSAPFVAGAHLALAMARKHHCILALLMDGSPSCGSSFIYNGAFTGTRHAGMGVTAALLRRHGVAVYAPAQFALVAARMD; this is encoded by the coding sequence ATGAAACCAAACCTGCTGATCAGTGGCTGCCTGGCGGGGCTGCCCGTGCGGTATGATGGCTCGGCCCGTCCCCTGATGGAACACAGCCTTGCGCGATGGCAGGCGGAAGGGCGTGTAACGGTCTGCTGCCCCGAAACGCAGGCCGGTCTCATGACCCCCCGCCCCCCGGCTGAAATTGTGCAGGGGCGCGATGGCGCGGCCGTGCTGGATGGGCTGGCCGAGGTGCATGAAGCGACCGGGCAGGATGTATCGGCCCCGTTCGTGGCAGGCGCGCATCTTGCGCTGGCCATGGCCCGGAAACATCACTGCATACTCGCACTGCTTATGGATGGCAGCCCTTCATGTGGCAGCAGCTTTATTTATAACGGCGCATTTACCGGCACGCGCCATGCCGGGATGGGGGTCACCGCAGCGCTCCTGCGCCGCCACGGAGTAGCCGTGTACGCGCCCGCGCAATTTGCGCTTGTTGCGGCCAGAATGGATTGA